One window from the genome of Desulfobacterales bacterium encodes:
- a CDS encoding MBL fold metallo-hydrolase, which translates to MRGSIPTPGFDTAKYGGNTVCVDLYLPERQRRIIIDAGSGLRLLGDHLLAAETVSEGLSTDIFLTHTHLDHIIGFPFFAPIYMPEARLNIYGPVTCEDDSLETVIGGQLSYRYFPVRQPGLAAHIAYINLTEGCFDLGEGIRLTTKYLNHPLLCLGLRFEIDGKVCCTAYDTEPFQNLFVTDLQDPAFDALMAHQGQAAARDANRRMADFFAGADLLIHDAQYTQQEYDASMRGWGHSSIEYAIDAARRSDVRRLALFHHDPMRTDAQLDELSDIHCHGEQFGDMLVFFAREGMQVEI; encoded by the coding sequence GTGAGAGGATCGATTCCGACACCCGGATTCGACACAGCAAAATATGGTGGCAACACCGTCTGTGTGGATCTGTACCTACCCGAACGTCAGCGGCGTATTATCATCGATGCCGGTTCAGGTCTGCGACTGCTGGGTGACCATCTGCTGGCCGCGGAAACGGTATCGGAAGGGCTATCAACTGATATTTTCTTAACCCACACCCATCTGGATCATATTATCGGCTTCCCATTTTTTGCGCCCATTTATATGCCTGAGGCGCGTTTAAACATCTACGGCCCGGTTACTTGTGAAGATGATTCCCTGGAAACGGTTATCGGAGGGCAGCTTTCTTATCGCTATTTTCCGGTTCGCCAACCGGGGTTGGCAGCGCATATCGCGTATATCAATCTGACCGAAGGCTGTTTTGATCTGGGGGAAGGCATTCGACTGACCACCAAATATCTAAATCATCCGCTTTTGTGTCTGGGCCTAAGATTTGAAATTGACGGAAAGGTCTGTTGTACCGCCTATGACACCGAACCCTTTCAGAATCTGTTTGTTACCGATTTACAGGATCCCGCTTTTGATGCCCTGATGGCCCATCAAGGTCAGGCAGCTGCCAGAGATGCAAATCGCCGGATGGCAGATTTTTTTGCGGGTGCAGACCTGCTCATCCATGATGCCCAATACACGCAACAGGAATATGATGCATCTATGAGGGGGTGGGGGCATTCCTCGATCGAATATGCCATTGATGCGGCCAGGCGATCCGACGTTCGTCGATTGGCCCTTTTTCATCACGACCCGATGCGCACCGATGCCCAATTGGATGAACTGTCAGATATCCATTGTCATGGCGAACAGTTCGGGGATATGCTTGTTTTTTTTGCCCGGGAGGGCATGCAGGTGGAAATTTAA
- a CDS encoding SDR family oxidoreductase produces MHLRKRVLVTGGAGFLGSFLCERLLNENCDVVCVDNFYTGTKRNIIHLLENPYFELIRHDITFPLYLEVDEIYNFACPASPIHYQNDPVQTTKVNVHGSINMLGLAKRTRAKILQASTSEVYGDPTVHPQTEDYWGNVNCVGIRSCYDEGKRCAETLFFDYYRQHKLNIRVVRIFNTYGPRMHPNDGRVVSNFILQALKNEDITVYGDGQQTRSFCYVDDMIDGVIRMMNASDDFTGPVNLGNPAEFTIFELAEKIIALTGSNSKIIFEPLPQDDPLQRKPNIDLALNRLKWKPQIQLEAGLKKAIDYFKSLQ; encoded by the coding sequence ATGCACCTTCGAAAACGGGTCCTAGTGACCGGCGGCGCCGGATTTCTGGGTTCATTTCTGTGTGAACGCCTTTTGAACGAAAATTGCGATGTGGTATGCGTTGATAATTTTTATACCGGCACCAAACGCAATATCATTCATCTCTTGGAGAACCCTTACTTTGAATTGATTCGACATGACATCACATTTCCCCTTTATCTGGAAGTCGATGAAATCTATAATTTTGCCTGTCCGGCATCTCCCATTCACTATCAAAACGATCCGGTGCAGACCACCAAAGTCAATGTGCACGGATCCATTAATATGTTGGGTCTGGCCAAACGCACGAGAGCCAAGATTTTGCAGGCTTCCACCTCCGAAGTATACGGCGATCCAACCGTGCATCCGCAAACAGAGGATTACTGGGGCAACGTTAATTGTGTGGGTATCCGGTCGTGCTACGATGAAGGCAAACGATGTGCTGAAACCCTTTTTTTCGATTATTATCGACAGCACAAACTGAACATTCGCGTGGTCCGGATTTTTAATACCTATGGGCCTCGGATGCACCCCAACGATGGTCGGGTGGTCAGCAATTTTATCCTGCAAGCGCTAAAAAATGAGGACATCACTGTATATGGTGACGGCCAGCAAACACGTTCTTTTTGCTACGTCGATGATATGATCGACGGGGTTATTCGTATGATGAATGCGTCCGATGACTTCACCGGGCCCGTGAATCTGGGAAATCCTGCAGAGTTTACGATTTTTGAACTGGCGGAAAAAATAATTGCGCTAACAGGCTCAAATTCAAAAATTATCTTTGAACCCTTGCCGCAAGATGATCCGTTGCAGCGCAAACCGAATATTGATTTGGCCCTCAATCGATTAAAGTGGAAACCGCAAATCCAATTGGAGGCGGGGCTGAAAAAGGCGATCGACTATTTTAAGAGCCTGCAGTAA
- the rfbC gene encoding dTDP-4-dehydrorhamnose 3,5-epimerase: MRVNATDIADVRIIEPQVFSDQRGYFMESYHGSRFESAGLPGVFVQDNLSYSVKNTLRGLHFQISHPQAKLIQVISGEIFDVAVDIRPTSPTFSRWVSVRLTEHNKRQFFIPAGCAHGFCVLSASACVIYKCSDYYHPDDEGGILWSDPTIAINWPITDPIVSDKDASLPFFSDIPPKKLYDPLKAP, encoded by the coding sequence ATGCGGGTAAATGCAACGGATATCGCCGATGTGCGCATCATTGAGCCTCAGGTTTTTAGCGATCAACGGGGCTATTTCATGGAAAGCTATCATGGTAGTCGTTTTGAATCTGCAGGACTGCCAGGGGTTTTTGTACAGGACAATCTGTCATACTCCGTCAAGAACACCCTTAGAGGTCTGCATTTTCAGATCAGCCACCCGCAGGCAAAATTGATCCAGGTGATATCCGGTGAAATATTTGACGTCGCCGTTGATATTCGACCGACATCACCCACATTCAGCCGTTGGGTAAGCGTGCGCCTTACAGAGCACAATAAACGACAGTTCTTTATCCCTGCGGGATGCGCCCATGGATTTTGCGTACTCAGCGCCAGTGCTTGTGTGATCTATAAGTGTTCCGATTATTATCATCCGGATGATGAAGGCGGTATATTGTGGTCGGATCCGACCATCGCCATTAATTGGCCCATTACGGATCCGATTGTTTCCGATAAAGACGCCTCTTTACCGTTTTTCAGCGATATCCCTCCCAAAAAACTCTACGATCCGCTAAAGGCACCATGA
- a CDS encoding HDOD domain-containing protein — protein MSTTATKVLATCNDPHASPNELNRLIALDPSLAGQVLRLINSACYSLNQPVSSLSRAIIMLGINTVKNLVLSLAILDHFHARKPFRTLCGAPFWKHCVAVGVITKSLAVLKGVSWADQEDYFVCGLMHDLGKLPLKQQFDQEYSEAMDLAARRSWTMAHAERTIFGIDHSAIGGLIAQKWRLSSAFIDVLSYHHQPDDASAGKRLQVQMVALANRYAPVLEHELDEDALAKDPLAALLMTQIDVEPSKLVGIRDRVLADIDNAKIFLEIADKETGFYH, from the coding sequence CTGTCGACGACCGCTACAAAGGTTTTGGCGACCTGCAATGATCCGCACGCTTCACCCAACGAACTGAACCGACTGATTGCCTTGGACCCGTCGCTTGCCGGTCAGGTTCTGCGGCTGATTAATTCTGCTTGTTATTCTCTCAATCAGCCGGTTTCTTCCCTCAGCCGCGCCATCATCATGCTGGGAATAAACACGGTCAAAAATCTGGTACTAAGTCTTGCGATCCTTGATCATTTTCATGCGCGCAAACCTTTCCGAACCCTTTGCGGTGCGCCCTTTTGGAAACACTGCGTTGCTGTGGGTGTGATTACCAAATCATTAGCGGTCTTGAAAGGGGTGTCCTGGGCCGATCAGGAGGATTATTTTGTTTGCGGGCTGATGCATGATCTGGGGAAATTACCGCTAAAGCAACAGTTTGACCAGGAATATAGCGAAGCCATGGACCTTGCTGCGCGCCGAAGCTGGACAATGGCACACGCCGAACGCACGATATTTGGTATCGATCATAGCGCCATTGGCGGTCTGATCGCTCAAAAATGGCGTTTGAGTTCAGCATTTATTGATGTTTTGTCTTATCATCATCAACCGGACGACGCCTCTGCCGGCAAGCGCCTGCAGGTTCAGATGGTGGCCTTGGCAAATCGCTATGCCCCGGTCCTGGAGCACGAGCTCGACGAAGACGCTTTGGCCAAAGATCCGTTGGCAGCGCTGCTCATGACGCAGATCGATGTGGAACCGTCTAAATTGGTAGGTATACGGGACAGGGTGCTTGCAGATATCGATAACGCTAAGATATTTTTAGAAATCGCTGATAAGGAAACCGGTTTTTATCATTAA
- a CDS encoding GDP-L-fucose synthase, with amino-acid sequence MVSDNSTMLGARDIPANLPREARIFLAGHQGMVGSAIARRLQAEKYQHVITRSRNDLDLINQAAVRRFFERQRVDAVILAAARVGGIQANDTYRAEFIFENIMIQTNVIHEAHRSGVKQLLFLGSSCIYPKYAQQPMREEQLLSGILEPTNEPYAIAKIAGIKLCESYNRQYATDYRSIMPTNLYGPNDNFDLESSHVLPAMIRKFHLAKLAYQGDWKNIKRDERKFGLISNAFKNKLKTIAAAKPGQSDLPPAVELWGSGQPKREFLHVDDLAAACLYVIKLSAQDYAKACGPIDKHQPGETHTGQPNVSPKQSSADVRVAHINVGSGNDILIAELAQTIQKVVGYEGAVNWNTAKPDGTPRKLLDISRLTQLGWAPSISLQEGIKRTYEWYLAQSDLD; translated from the coding sequence ATGGTTAGTGATAATTCCACAATGCTTGGTGCCCGGGACATACCCGCTAACTTGCCCCGGGAGGCGCGTATATTTCTGGCGGGTCATCAGGGGATGGTGGGTTCTGCGATTGCACGCCGCCTGCAGGCTGAAAAGTATCAGCATGTGATCACCCGGTCCCGAAATGATCTGGACCTGATCAATCAGGCCGCTGTGCGTCGTTTTTTTGAAAGGCAAAGAGTTGATGCGGTTATTCTAGCCGCTGCTCGAGTTGGGGGGATCCAAGCCAATGACACCTATCGGGCTGAATTCATATTTGAAAATATCATGATTCAAACCAATGTGATCCACGAAGCCCATCGGTCTGGCGTCAAACAGTTGTTGTTTTTAGGCAGTTCTTGTATCTACCCCAAATATGCACAGCAGCCGATGCGTGAAGAGCAGCTTTTAAGCGGTATTTTGGAACCCACCAATGAGCCCTATGCCATTGCCAAAATTGCCGGCATTAAGCTCTGCGAAAGTTATAATCGACAGTACGCCACCGATTATCGTTCGATCATGCCCACGAATTTGTACGGGCCCAATGATAATTTTGATTTGGAAAGCTCGCATGTTCTACCGGCCATGATCCGCAAGTTTCATTTGGCCAAACTGGCATATCAGGGGGATTGGAAAAACATCAAACGCGATGAACGCAAATTTGGACTCATTTCAAATGCGTTCAAAAATAAATTGAAAACCATTGCGGCGGCAAAACCCGGCCAATCGGATTTGCCCCCCGCCGTTGAATTGTGGGGCAGTGGCCAGCCCAAACGGGAATTTTTGCATGTCGATGACCTGGCAGCCGCCTGCTTGTATGTCATCAAGCTGAGCGCGCAAGATTATGCCAAAGCTTGCGGTCCAATAGATAAACATCAGCCTGGCGAAACACACACCGGCCAGCCAAATGTGTCGCCTAAACAATCATCCGCCGATGTTCGGGTGGCGCACATTAACGTGGGCAGCGGCAACGATATTTTGATCGCTGAACTGGCGCAGACGATTCAAAAAGTGGTCGGCTATGAAGGCGCTGTCAACTGGAACACTGCAAAACCGGATGGAACGCCTCGAAAATTGTTGGATATCTCTCGCTTGACTCAGCTGGGATGGGCCCCCAGCATCAGCTTGCAAGAGGGAATCAAGCGCACCTATGAGTGGTATCTGGCGCAATCGGATTTAGATTAA
- a CDS encoding PilZ domain-containing protein, translating to MKPIDMTQFEKITGSAITELFDTLILHKTFLKLTLIDTGYENLTRIVKLADRNKKPHFVIDMPERFEKAAADVDVWQIHFEFNGMDKIQYAFTTKEGEIVDNQIHLELPQELERRQRREVFRIDAPPGTRLCFTADDQQLELEVLNISVGGSLAAWVQTEAGISKNPPLATSQTLEDVTLIFPVDIIRRPIQVDSVQIKRIERDPETQRFEAGLEFSNISKHEQKRLTDLIYELQRQYLRHRLPLDL from the coding sequence GTGAAACCCATCGATATGACCCAATTTGAAAAAATTACCGGCAGCGCCATCACTGAATTATTTGACACCTTAATCCTGCACAAGACCTTTCTGAAACTGACACTCATCGATACCGGTTATGAAAACCTGACCCGGATCGTCAAGCTTGCCGACCGCAATAAAAAGCCCCACTTTGTTATCGACATGCCAGAAAGATTTGAAAAAGCCGCAGCCGATGTGGATGTCTGGCAAATTCATTTTGAATTTAACGGTATGGATAAAATTCAATATGCGTTTACCACAAAAGAAGGAGAAATTGTCGATAATCAAATCCATCTAGAATTGCCTCAGGAATTAGAACGTAGGCAACGACGGGAAGTTTTTCGGATCGATGCACCTCCAGGCACACGGCTTTGCTTCACGGCAGATGACCAGCAACTTGAATTGGAAGTGCTGAATATCAGTGTTGGCGGTTCGCTAGCGGCTTGGGTTCAGACCGAGGCCGGCATTTCAAAAAATCCGCCCCTTGCCACCTCGCAGACGTTGGAAGATGTTACCCTGATATTTCCGGTGGATATCATCCGTCGTCCCATTCAAGTGGACAGCGTGCAGATCAAACGGATCGAGCGCGATCCTGAAACACAACGATTCGAGGCCGGTCTTGAATTCAGCAACATCAGCAAGCATGAGCAAAAACGGTTAACCGACCTGATTTATGAATTGCAACGGCAATATTTGCGCCATCGATTACCGCTGGACCTCTGA
- a CDS encoding response regulator produces the protein MSDGLDVIIIDDDKGICDVISELVETFYSWGNVIAFTNADEAIEYCLQREVSVAIFIIDVFLGGLSGFYFLDAIEKKYPTAHQDAIIISGNASDDVVNMCLASRVNYLLEKPIKPYALQLAVRAITGKYLDFAKKLLQDTSYADSVARL, from the coding sequence ATGTCGGATGGTTTAGACGTCATTATCATAGATGATGACAAGGGCATTTGCGATGTCATCAGCGAATTGGTTGAAACCTTTTACAGCTGGGGCAATGTGATCGCATTTACCAATGCCGACGAAGCAATCGAATATTGCCTGCAGCGCGAGGTCAGTGTCGCTATTTTTATTATCGACGTATTTCTGGGCGGTCTGAGCGGTTTCTATTTTTTAGATGCCATTGAAAAGAAGTACCCCACCGCCCATCAGGATGCGATTATTATCAGCGGAAATGCCAGTGACGACGTTGTAAACATGTGTCTGGCGTCACGCGTGAATTATCTGCTGGAAAAACCGATTAAACCCTATGCCCTGCAGCTGGCGGTGCGCGCCATTACCGGCAAATACCTCGATTTTGCCAAAAAATTATTGCAGGATACTTCATATGCTGACAGTGTCGCCAGATTGTAA
- the gmd gene encoding GDP-mannose 4,6-dehydratase: protein MKRALITGITGQDGAYLAEFLLNKNYEVHGIKRRASSFNTARVDHLYQDPHEEDVRFCMHYGDLTDATNLIRIIQEVQPDEIYNLAAQSHVMVSFETPEYTANSDALGTLRLLEAIRILDRIDQTRLYQASTSELYGLVKESPQTETTPFYPRSPYGVAKLYAYWITVNYREAYGMYACNGILFNHESPIRGETFVSRKITRAMARIRKGLQKKLYIGNLDARRDWGHARDYVEMQWLMLQQNEPDDFVISTGEQHSVRGFIELAAKAAGFTIRWEGKGIDEKGIDVDSGNELVCIDPRYFRPTEVDTLLGDSTKARQKLGWVPKTSFTELVREMVAMDMLEAEKDKLCLQEGFQTYHQGE from the coding sequence ATGAAACGTGCCCTGATAACCGGCATTACCGGGCAGGACGGTGCTTACCTGGCTGAATTTTTGCTGAATAAAAATTATGAGGTCCACGGCATCAAGCGCCGGGCCTCTTCCTTTAATACCGCTCGGGTGGACCACCTTTACCAGGATCCGCATGAAGAAGATGTGCGTTTTTGCATGCATTATGGCGATCTGACCGACGCCACCAATCTGATTCGCATCATCCAGGAGGTCCAGCCCGATGAAATCTATAACCTGGCAGCTCAAAGCCATGTCATGGTCTCATTTGAAACGCCTGAATATACTGCTAATTCAGATGCTTTAGGGACTTTGCGCCTGTTGGAGGCCATTCGCATTCTGGACCGCATCGATCAAACGCGATTATACCAGGCTTCGACGTCCGAACTGTATGGGCTGGTCAAAGAGTCACCGCAAACCGAAACCACCCCGTTTTATCCCCGTTCACCTTATGGTGTGGCCAAGCTGTATGCTTACTGGATCACCGTTAATTACCGTGAAGCCTATGGCATGTATGCCTGCAACGGCATTTTGTTTAATCATGAATCCCCCATCCGGGGCGAAACCTTTGTCTCACGCAAAATTACACGTGCAATGGCTCGCATTCGCAAAGGCTTGCAGAAAAAGCTGTATATCGGTAACCTGGATGCTCGACGGGACTGGGGGCATGCCAGGGATTATGTCGAAATGCAGTGGCTGATGTTGCAGCAGAACGAGCCTGATGATTTCGTCATTTCCACCGGTGAGCAGCATTCGGTGCGAGGATTTATCGAACTGGCGGCCAAGGCAGCCGGTTTTACCATTCGCTGGGAAGGGAAGGGGATTGATGAAAAAGGGATTGATGTTGATAGCGGTAATGAACTGGTTTGCATTGATCCCCGGTATTTCCGGCCGACAGAAGTCGACACCTTACTTGGCGACAGCACCAAAGCGCGACAGAAGCTGGGGTGGGTGCCTAAGACCAGTTTTACTGAACTGGTCCGAGAGATGGTAGCCATGGATATGTTAGAAGCTGAAAAAGACAAGCTGTGTCTGCAGGAAGGATTTCAAACGTATCACCAGGGCGAATAA
- a CDS encoding sigma-54 dependent transcriptional regulator, which yields MESIPQHHSPVLVVDDDEGLLLSIKATLVSSGLPEPALVSDSRRVMDLVREYDFQLILLDLMMPQLTGMEVLETIKAESPEVDCVIVSAIDDVSSAVQAMSLGATDYLVKPLNSDKLVALVNRTLEKVSVEHELAQFGSKKVFSNLKNPAAFTNMVAEDEAMALVFHQVEAVAGTDYSVVINGESGTGKEMLARVIHKLSNRSQEPFYAVNMASFSKTIFEDEFFGHAKGAYTDAAYEKIGFFEAANGGTLFLDEITELDPSLQGKLLRVIEERELYRLGSTEIRNVDVRIIAATNKDINDEILKGKFRADLYYRINMYNIKVPPLRERKKDILPIARHFLRTHAETNNKKIHSLSPELEQRLMQYSFPGNVRELENIIAAAVLLEKSNRLTLAATMNVLPYEGPERRKNVELLTLEELEKRHIQKVLSITGGNRPKAAKILGVNVSTVYRKIEKYNLERQDNDDW from the coding sequence ATGGAATCCATACCGCAACATCATAGCCCAGTGCTGGTCGTAGACGATGATGAGGGTCTGTTGCTAAGCATTAAGGCAACCCTGGTCAGCTCGGGTTTGCCAGAGCCTGCTCTGGTTTCTGACAGCCGGCGGGTTATGGATTTGGTGCGCGAATATGATTTCCAATTAATTTTATTGGATCTAATGATGCCGCAATTGACCGGTATGGAGGTTTTAGAGACCATCAAAGCCGAATCTCCTGAGGTCGATTGTGTGATTGTCAGTGCCATCGACGATGTGTCATCTGCAGTGCAGGCCATGAGCTTGGGTGCTACCGATTATCTGGTTAAACCACTCAACAGCGACAAGCTGGTCGCGCTGGTTAATCGAACGCTTGAAAAGGTTAGTGTTGAGCATGAGTTGGCACAGTTCGGCAGCAAAAAAGTATTTTCTAATTTGAAAAATCCGGCTGCATTCACCAACATGGTTGCCGAAGATGAAGCCATGGCTCTGGTTTTTCATCAAGTGGAAGCGGTTGCCGGTACGGACTATAGTGTCGTCATCAACGGTGAATCCGGCACCGGCAAGGAAATGCTGGCACGGGTCATCCATAAACTAAGCAACCGCTCCCAGGAACCCTTTTATGCAGTCAATATGGCTTCTTTTAGCAAAACGATTTTTGAAGATGAATTTTTCGGTCATGCGAAAGGTGCCTACACGGACGCCGCCTACGAAAAAATTGGATTTTTCGAAGCCGCCAATGGCGGAACCTTGTTTCTAGATGAAATCACCGAATTGGATCCATCTCTGCAAGGCAAACTATTGCGGGTCATCGAGGAACGTGAGCTGTATCGACTGGGCAGCACTGAAATCCGCAACGTGGATGTTCGTATCATTGCCGCCACCAACAAAGATATCAACGATGAAATTCTTAAAGGAAAATTTCGAGCAGACCTTTATTACCGCATCAATATGTATAACATAAAGGTCCCGCCCCTCAGGGAGCGCAAAAAAGATATTCTGCCTATTGCCCGCCATTTTCTCAGAACGCATGCTGAGACCAATAATAAAAAGATCCATTCACTGTCGCCAGAACTTGAACAACGACTGATGCAATACTCATTCCCGGGAAATGTGCGTGAACTGGAAAATATCATTGCTGCCGCAGTATTGCTGGAAAAATCCAACCGGCTGACCCTGGCTGCGACAATGAACGTGCTGCCCTATGAAGGTCCAGAGCGCCGCAAAAACGTGGAATTGCTGACACTCGAAGAACTTGAAAAACGTCATATTCAAAAAGTATTAAGTATAACAGGTGGAAACCGACCCAAAGCTGCCAAAATACTGGGTGTAAACGTCTCTACTGTATATCGGAAAATTGAGAAATACAATTTGGAACGACAAGACAATGATGATTGGTAA
- the rfbD gene encoding dTDP-4-dehydrorhamnose reductase, translating to MKVLITGAHGQLGRELVRLGPAVDAKVYHYDRQQLDITNKKCIEQVLAPISPAVVINAAAYTHVDQAEMESDLAYAVNAEGPRHLARYCADHHLALIHISTDYVFDGNHNQPYKESDAIAPLGIYGRSKAKGETAVRSTCPYHIIVRTSWLYGVYGHNFVKTILKLSVQKKTLQVVADQSGSPTSAADLAETLLIIAQKIAANERSAWGTYHYCGAGVTTWHGLAEKIIELAAPYAAIQARHIKAISTAEWPTPAPRPPYSALDCSRLKNQFGIDTRPWPSSLKQTIERIFTGS from the coding sequence ATGAAAGTCTTGATCACAGGCGCACACGGACAACTTGGTCGTGAATTGGTGCGGCTGGGTCCTGCCGTAGATGCAAAAGTTTATCATTACGACCGTCAACAGCTTGATATTACCAATAAAAAATGCATAGAACAGGTCTTGGCACCCATTTCACCTGCGGTAGTGATCAACGCTGCCGCTTATACCCATGTCGACCAAGCTGAAATGGAATCGGATCTGGCATATGCCGTCAACGCAGAAGGCCCACGCCATCTGGCCCGTTATTGCGCCGATCATCACCTGGCGCTGATTCATATTTCCACAGATTATGTTTTTGATGGCAACCACAACCAGCCTTACAAGGAAAGCGATGCCATCGCTCCGCTGGGCATTTATGGTCGCAGCAAAGCAAAGGGTGAAACCGCCGTCAGGTCCACATGCCCATACCACATCATCGTGCGCACTTCATGGTTATACGGGGTTTACGGCCATAATTTTGTCAAAACCATCCTCAAACTATCAGTTCAAAAAAAGACCCTTCAGGTGGTCGCAGATCAATCGGGATCACCGACCAGTGCGGCGGACCTTGCTGAGACGCTGTTGATCATTGCCCAAAAAATTGCTGCCAACGAAAGGAGTGCCTGGGGTACCTATCATTATTGCGGCGCCGGCGTCACCACCTGGCATGGTTTGGCAGAAAAAATTATCGAACTGGCAGCACCTTATGCTGCCATCCAAGCGCGCCACATCAAAGCCATCTCGACAGCTGAGTGGCCGACGCCTGCGCCGCGCCCGCCCTATTCCGCGTTGGATTGCTCCCGCTTGAAAAACCAATTTGGTATCGATACCCGACCTTGGCCGTCAAGCCTCAAACAGACCATAGAACGTATTTTCACTGGCAGCTAA
- a CDS encoding ADP-ribosylglycohydrolase family protein, protein MHERAKAMVLASFAADSLALGVHWIYNTNVIDKKFGRVEQFIKPERPTYHPTKDRGEFTHYGDQALVLLESVAHCNGFDLTDFAKRWQALFAQYDGYIDGATKGTMENLAADKPPAESGSASDDLAGAARIASLVYVYRQDPQALLAAARAQTAFSHNNSQVIESAAFFASVTYRILAGAAPLAAIAQAQQEEFASDPLNKWIKIGLTSAQVDTRQAIVDFGQMCEVPAALPSVIHLIAKYENHLKTALVENAMAGGDSAGRGLLVGLVLGAHLGMAAIPAQWLDGMSARQRIVDLLHSIDKHHGS, encoded by the coding sequence ATGCATGAAAGAGCAAAAGCCATGGTGCTGGCATCGTTTGCTGCCGATTCTTTGGCACTGGGCGTCCATTGGATTTACAACACCAATGTGATTGACAAGAAGTTCGGCCGGGTCGAGCAGTTTATAAAACCCGAGCGACCCACCTACCATCCCACCAAGGACCGCGGAGAATTTACCCATTACGGGGATCAGGCGCTGGTGTTACTTGAATCTGTGGCACACTGCAATGGATTTGATCTAACGGATTTTGCCAAGCGCTGGCAGGCGCTGTTTGCCCAGTATGATGGATATATCGACGGCGCCACCAAAGGAACCATGGAGAACCTGGCGGCCGACAAACCACCGGCGGAATCAGGATCGGCTTCAGATGATCTTGCCGGTGCAGCCCGGATTGCTTCCCTGGTTTATGTTTATCGCCAGGACCCGCAAGCGCTGCTTGCCGCTGCCAGGGCCCAAACAGCCTTTAGCCATAACAATTCTCAAGTAATTGAAAGTGCTGCCTTTTTTGCCTCGGTCACCTATCGCATATTGGCTGGCGCTGCTCCGTTGGCAGCTATTGCCCAGGCACAGCAAGAAGAATTTGCATCAGACCCGCTAAACAAATGGATAAAAATAGGGCTGACCAGTGCACAGGTGGACACCCGCCAGGCCATTGTGGATTTTGGCCAAATGTGCGAGGTGCCGGCTGCCCTTCCCAGCGTCATCCATCTGATCGCCAAATATGAAAATCATTTAAAAACCGCCTTGGTTGAAAATGCGATGGCAGGTGGTGATTCGGCCGGCCGGGGTCTGCTGGTGGGCCTGGTTTTGGGTGCCCATCTCGGTATGGCAGCCATCCCGGCGCAATGGCTTGACGGCATGAGCGCTAGGCAACGAATTGTTGATCTGCTGCACAGCATTGATAAACATCATGGCAGCTGA